The window TCTGTGCGTCACCTTCCAGCTGCGTATGGCCTGGGATACCTACAGAACCAATATCTTGCGACTGCCATGGAGCGATCGGACCGGTTTTGTTTACGTGAACAGCGACATTATCCGATTGCGTCGACAGCCCGACGTTGTCCGTTGCGCGGACGACAAGGAAGTGAGTCCCGTCGGTCACGTCGTTCCAATCGAAGCTGTACGGAGCCGCCCGATCCTCCGCTATGACAGTGCCGTCAACAATAAATTCAACTTTGGCAATCCCGTCGGTGTCGGAAGCTGAAGCCTCTACGGTTACATGGCTTCCGGCATCCTTCAAGGTGTTATTAACGGGGGAAGTGATCGAGACAACCGGGTTATCCGTATTGTTGCCGCCCGCGTTTCCTTTGACAATCAAGTCGTGGAGGTACACCTCAAGGTTCGTGTATCCTTCTGGAGACAAATTCGCCAAGTTCCGATCGTTCGGGTTTGCGGGGGATAAGCCCTTTTCCAATTCCCAAGCATCATCTATGCCGTCATGATCCTGATCGACTACGGTTGAGACGACTGCCGGATAATCGGGATATCCGCCCACTTCAAGCGGGGAATTCATATGCTGGCCGGTTCTGTTTTTCACGTCATTGATGACCCGGGCATCGATCGCATCACGCTTTGGCAAAGTAGCCCCCGCACCTGCGAGGACATGATTATACGCGTCCTGAGCGGATTCAGGAACGTAGCCGCCGGCAACCTGCGCGGGCTGAGAAAGCTTCGAAGAAGGGTCCTTAACGCTTTTCACGCCAAGCCAGTTGTCCGATGTGACAGCAGCGTCGCCATCCATAATATTTCCGCCTACGTACATCTTGCTTGGAGAAGAGAGCTGATCGAACAGCTGATTTCGCACATTGTAATAAGTGTTTGCACCATATTTATAATAGTTATTATTCAGGTTGTACTGCCCTTCGCCGCCGGTGCCATATGCGGAAAGTAGGCCCCAATTGTAAATAACATTATTGGTCGACTCAACGATGTCATATTCTTTCTTGTCCGTTGGGAATCTCGCATTGCGGCTGAAGTTGTGGGCAACAAGGTTATGAAGGAAGCTTGCGTTGTTTCCTCCCCAGATGCCGCCGTAGCCGTGCCTTCCCTTTTGGTGAGTAGTCATCAGCATGCTTTCCTCGGCGATCGACCACTGCACCGTCGTGTTCTGATTGTCATAAAGACTGAGCACCTCATCGACCGACCAGCTGAAGGAGCAGTGGTCGACGATGATGTTTTTGCGATAGCGGAAACCGAAGGCATCGTCCTCACTGGGATAACGATCGCCCAGGCGGAAACGCATATACCGGACAATGACATTGTCTGCCTCGACGGTCGTCGTGTAATCGGTTACCGTAATGCCGTCGCCGGGAGCGGTTTGTCCTGCAATGGTCAAGTTCGAGCCTGTAATTTTTAGGCTATCCTTCAATCGAATCGTACCTCCAACGCGGAAGACGATCGTCTGGTTACTCTGGCTTACTGCATGCCGCAGCGAGCCGGGAATCGGCGCCTCAGTCCTATTGTAATCCTCAAGTGTAGTAACCTCATACACCGCTTGACCGCGCCCGCCGGTCACATATTTGCCTCCGCCTTCAGCGCCTGGGAATGCCGGAAGCGAGACTGCCGCTTCTGCGTGAGCGCTTACAGGCATAGATGCGGTAAGTATAGCTGTAACAAGAATTTGTGAAAACCATTTCTTCATGACGTGCCTCCTTGTAATGGATATAGGAAGGAATGCCCCCTCCTAAGGCTCAGGGAACATTCCACTCTTACTATGAGGATGGGGGGTTATTTCTTCTTGCTTTTCTCGTAAGCTTCCTTATACTCCTGCATCAGCTTATCCCCGCCGGCCTTTTTCCATCTCTCTACTTCCGCCTGCCAGCCTGCCTCGTCGATCTTGCCCATAATAAACTTCGTTTCCGCATCGGTAATCATCTGCTCAAGCTCCTTGCCACGTTCGGAATACGTGCCCGACAGAAGATTATGTGCCGGGTTAGGCACAATATACTTCTCGTTTTCTGCACCAATTTGCGAATTCTTACGGAACAGGTCCGGCTGTTTCGCCTTTTTGGCGATGTTGTAGTTTTCGTTGCGGTTAGGGAACGTATCGCGATATGGCTTAACTTCCTTCGCGTCGGCATCACGGTTAAGAACCTCTGTAAATTCGCCTTTATCCGCCCAGTGCGTACCTTCCACACCTTTCACCAAAAGCGTTGCCATCTTCGGATCCATGAGTTTATCAATAAAGGCAAGAACCTTCTTCATCTCCGCTTCCGTCTTTACGGTCGCTTTCGGGATGGCCCAGAACCCTGCGTTACCCGGCTCGCCAGGGAGCCTTCTGCCGGTAGGACCTTCCACCGGCGCTGCATCCATAACAGCGGTAGGGACGACCTTAACGACCTTGTCTTGAAGCGACTGCGCGTTTCCGCCCGAGAGCTGAATGCCTCCGCGGCCCGACTCGTAGATCTTGGCCGTTTCCGTACCGTCCACTGCCGCAAAGTCCTGATTAATCAGCTTCTCCTCATAGAGACGCTTAAACAGCTTCATCGTTTGGAAGAACGGCTCGGTCGTAAACTCCGGTGTGAAATTGCCATTGCTTTCAATCTTCCATTTGTTCGGAGCACCTTGCGATACAGCAATCCGCGTAAGTGTAGAACTCACGTCTTGGTTGTATTTTTTCTCCAGAATCAATCCATACGTGTCATTCTTCCCGTTCTTATCCGGGTCGTTCAGGGTCAGTACTTTGGCGATATTGTACCAATCGTCAAGCGTCTTTGGCGGCGTAAGACCCATCGTATCAAACCAATCCTTACGATAGTGAATAATGGCACGGCCTAAATCGCGAAAAAGAGGGACCCCGTAAAGCTTGCCTTCAACGGATAAATTATCGTAGAATACCTGATTTTGAGCCGCAAGATTTTTGTAATCCTTTATATAAGGACCGATCTCCCAAAATAAGCCGGATTTCATCTGACCGATAGATGTAGCGTTATAACCCAATTTAATAATGGTCGGAAGCTCGCTCGCCGCCACCATCACATTGACTTTTTCATCATAAGTCGATGTTGGGAGCCATTGAATCTCCAGGTCCGTGTTCGTATAGGCCTTAATTTGCTTCTCAATCTCATTGTCCTTCGGAGGAATTTCGCCTACCTGGTTAATAACGAGCTTAATCGGAAACGGTTTGTTATCTTCTACCTTAGCGGTTTCTTGTTTCCCTTCATCCGGCTTAGTCTCACCGCATGCTGTAAGCACCGAAGATGTCAACAATACTGTACCTAACATAAGTGCTAAATGTTTTTTCCTCATTGTTCTACCCCTTCATTCTTTGGATTGTTATTATTTAATACCTATCCTCTCAATCATCCTAAGATAGATAAGTTATAAACCGATGTATTCGAAATAATCAAAATCCGCATGGTTTCCACTGGATACACCGTTGCTGCTTGCGAAGAGACCGATGTACGCTCCGGTGAAGCCCCCCGCCGTATCTGTGCTGAGAATGGTGCCGTCTATTCTGTCGGCCAAGTGCTGCCACTGCTCAACCTCCGTTGCATAATCGAAACGAAGGGACTGTCCTATCGCTTCCACTCTCAAATAAATCTTGCTCGCAGCTATGTTCTGGTTGAATAGCACCTTTTCCTCACCAGCAGCCCTGCTCACTAAGCGCACTTCCTGCTGAGAGTTAGCATTCAATCCGCATTCCAAACGGTATTGGTAATCTTGGTTTTGCAGTAACGCCAAACCCGCCGTTTCATTTGCGGTATTTGGCGTGAATTCTATCTTTGTCCGCACGGCATAGGAAATATCCTGCTGCCGGCGGCCTACAAAGCTTGGATTGCAGACCTCGGAAATCGACTCTGATTTAAGCCTCAGCCTTAGATAACCCGGACGCTCGCTTAAGCTCCAAAACTCTCCTCTCGGAGTCCTGATGAAATTCCATCGGTGCTCCAATGCCAGAGCATCAAAATGATCACAAGCAGGTAAAGCAGGCCACCTTGCTTCTGGTAAATTCGGCTTTGGCATCTCCCATTCAATGATTCCTTTGCCCGGATTCACTAACGGCCAATCGTCCTCCCACTCCACGGAAACGAGGAATGTTTCACGCCCCATATTCCGGTAGTGCCCCCCATACGGTCGGGAAGCCAAACATACCATCCACCACTCCCCAGTCTGAGTTCGAACAAGATCCGCATGGCCTACATTTACCATACCATGCTGTTTGCCAAGATGCCGATGTGTTAAGATCGGATTGCGTTTGCATACCTCGTAGGGTCCTGTAAGCGATTCGCTCCGTGCAATGGTAACTGCATGGGTAAAGCCCGTTCCTCCTTCAGCAATCAGCAAATAGTAGTACCCTTTGATTCTGTAAAGATGCGGGCCTTCTTGCGCGTGAGCTTGCTTCAATGCCCCGTCCCAAAGACTATGCTTCGGACCAACCAACTGCTTCGTCTCCAAATCCAGCTCCTGAAACCAAATCTCCATATGCTTCGGATATTGCTGTCCGCTTGGCGGCACTCGGTTTCCTGTATAGTAGACCTTTCCGTCATCATCGAAGAACAAGGAAGGATCAATCCCAGGTGCATTATCTAACCAATACGGGTCCGACCATGGTCCGGCAGGGTCTGTTGCCGTAACGAAGAAATTCTCGCGCCCGCCGGGAACTCTCTCCGTAAGCGTCGTAATCATGTAGAAAACGCCTTCATGATATCTTAGCGTGGGGGCATAGATCCCCCGAGAAGCTGGAATACCATCCAGATTGAGCTGCGACGGCCGATCGAGCACATGTCCGATCTGGCGCCAATGGACTAAGTCCTTACTGTGGAAGATCGGGACACCGGGAAAATACTCGAAGGTCGATGTGACCATGTAATAATCCTCCCCCACTCTACAGATGGAAGGATCAGGGTAAAACCCGGCAAGAATCGGATTACGAAACGTTTCCATTCAACTTCTCCCCTCTTTTTAGTAAAACTCTCTATCCCTTCACCGAGCCTAAGAGCACACCCTTCGTAAAATGCTTCTGCAAGAACGGATATACAAACAGAATCGGAACGGTAGCAAATACAATAACAGCCATACGAATGGTTAGCGGCTGAATCTCGGTATCATCGATACTTGCATCGCCGATTCGGCTTTGCGCTAAAATAACGATCTCCCGCAGGAGCACCTGAATCGGCCATTTGCTGTTATCGTTGATATACATCACAGCACTGAAAAATTGATTCCAGTGGGATACCGCGTAGAAAAGTGCGAATGTGGCCATGGCCGGCATCGATAAAGGGAGAACGATACGGAATAAAACACCCAGATCGCTGCATCCGTCGATTTTCGCCGAATCCTCCAAGCCGTCCGGTATTTGTTGAAAGAAGTTTTTAAGCACGATGAGATTGAAAGCACTGATTGCACTTGGAATCATCAAAGCCCACAGCGTATTGGTTAAACCCAGCGCTTTCACCACGAAATAGGTGGGGATCAACCCGCCTCCGAACAGCATCGTAAACAATACGGCGAGCAGTATGAATTGTCTGCCCCGGATATGTGTCTTCGATAGCGGATAGGCCATCAATGACGTAAACAGCAGATTAATGAAGGTGCCTACAACCGTAATGTAAATAGAAACCATTAAGCTTCTGATCAATGTATCTGTTGAGAATATGTAACGGTAGGATGCAAGGGACCATTCCTTGGGAAATAAAATGATTCCCCCTCTCGCTACCTCCGCCGGACTTGTGAAAGAAACCGCTAGAACATACAGAAACGGTAATGCACAAGCAATAGAGAAGATAAGTAAGAAGCTGTAGTTAAAAATATCAAATAGGCGGTTGCCTAGGGTTTTATCGTATGGCATTGCGATGTCCTCCTTTATTTAGAAAACAAGACGGTATTAGTACACGCCTTCCTGCCCGAATCGTTTGGCAAGCCAGTTCGAGCCAAGTACCAAGACCAGACCTATTGCCGATTTAAATAAACCTACCGCCGCACTGTAGCTGTACTGCGCCTGTGTTAATCCTTTCGTGTACACATAGGTATCGAATACTTCCCCTACCTCTCGATTGGTCGGCGTAATCATCAAGAAGATGTGCTCGAAGCCAGAGTCCAGAAAATTTCCGAGGCGCAGAATCATCAAGATAATGATCGTGCTGCGAATCGCAGGGAGAGTAATATGCCAGAGCTGTCTCCACCTTCCGGCTCCGTCTATGCGTACAGCTTCATATAGCTGCATATCGACACCGGACAAAGCCGCAAGGAAAATAATCGTACCCCAACCAACTTCCTTCCATATGGATTGCGAAATAATCATCGTCCGGAACCATTCCGGTTCGAGCAGGAAGGCAATTTTCTTCCCGCTGATCGCATAGATCAGTTCGTTTAAAATCCCGTTCTCCGTCGTTAGCAGCATATAAAATATCCCTACGACAACAACCCATGAGACAAAGTGAGGAATATAGATGAGCGTTTGTACAAATCGTTTGAACCTATCCCTGCGAAGCTCATTCATCATCAGCGAAAGAATGATCGGCAGCGGGAAGAAAAAGACCAGATTGTATACGGCAATGATGATTGTATTTCTAAACAGCATGCCGAATTGCGGCTCACTAAAGAATCGCTCGAAATGCTTAAACCCAACCCAAGGGCTTTCCATAAAACCAAGGTGGGGCTTATAATCTTGGAATGCCATAATCAGTCCGTACATCGGGACATATTTGAAAATAAGGAAGTATGCCACACCCGGTAACATCATCAGGTATAACCATTTGTCTCTAATGAATTCCTTCATCAGCAAGCTCAGTTTCGATTTTCGAATCTGTCCGTTCGATCGTCTCGACTGCAAAGTCAAGTCTGCTTTCATCTTAAGCTCCTCCACATCTCTTTGTTTATGCCTTTATTATTGGACAGAATCCTTGTGGCAGGCTATACCTGCGGCATAACCTCTTTTGCTTTTCTGCCCTTTTCCAGAGCAATAGCTTCCAGGCAACTATATATGCACAAACGAAAAAACCCTTGATTTTTCAAGGGTTCTACGGTATTTCCCAGTATTGGCGGTCTTATTTATCCTTATCCTTCTTGGTATAAGCTTCTTCATATTCCCGAATCATCTTGTCGCCGCCGGCTTCTCTCCACTTTTCGATTTCGGATTTCCAGCCTGCCTCATCAATCTTACCCATAATAAACTTCGTCTGCGCATCCGTAATCAGAACCTCGAGCTCCTTGCCACGCTCGGCATAGGTTTCTGATTCTAAGGTTAACGCTGGGTTAGGGACAATATACAACTCATTCTCCTTGATGATCTGCTGGTTTTTCCGATAGAGGTCGGGTTGGCGTATAGGCTTCAGGGCAGGATTACTGTCAATATACGGGAAAGTATCTCTATAGGTCTTAACCTCCTTTAGATCCAGTTCACGATCGAGAACCTCCGTATACTCGCCTTTATCGATCCAATGTCTATTTTCAATTCCTTTAGAAAGCACGGTTTGCATGGCAGGCTCCAACAACTTATCTAGAAAAGCTAAAATTTTTCTCATTTCCGCTTCCGTTTTCACCGCATCCTTAGGAATAGCCAGGAAACCGACATTGCCCGGTTCGCCAGGGAGCCGGATCCCTTCAGGGCCCTCTAACGGAGCCACCTCCACAACCGCTGAAGGAACTGCCTTTACCAGTTTATCCTGCCAGCTTTGGGCATTCCCTCCGACAACCTGAGTACCCGCCCGCCCCAATTCATATAACTTCGATGTTTCCGTAGCATCCGCGACAGCAAAATCCTGATTCATCAGCTTTTCTTGATAAAGCCGTTTAAACAGCTTCATCGTTTCGTGGAATGGCTCGGTCATAAATTCGGGGGTGAAGCGGCCGTTCTCCACCTTCCATTTGTTCG is drawn from Paenibacillus sp. V4I7 and contains these coding sequences:
- a CDS encoding extracellular solute-binding protein — translated: MRKKHLALMLGTVLLTSSVLTACGETKPDEGKQETAKVEDNKPFPIKLVINQVGEIPPKDNEIEKQIKAYTNTDLEIQWLPTSTYDEKVNVMVAASELPTIIKLGYNATSIGQMKSGLFWEIGPYIKDYKNLAAQNQVFYDNLSVEGKLYGVPLFRDLGRAIIHYRKDWFDTMGLTPPKTLDDWYNIAKVLTLNDPDKNGKNDTYGLILEKKYNQDVSSTLTRIAVSQGAPNKWKIESNGNFTPEFTTEPFFQTMKLFKRLYEEKLINQDFAAVDGTETAKIYESGRGGIQLSGGNAQSLQDKVVKVVPTAVMDAAPVEGPTGRRLPGEPGNAGFWAIPKATVKTEAEMKKVLAFIDKLMDPKMATLLVKGVEGTHWADKGEFTEVLNRDADAKEVKPYRDTFPNRNENYNIAKKAKQPDLFRKNSQIGAENEKYIVPNPAHNLLSGTYSERGKELEQMITDAETKFIMGKIDEAGWQAEVERWKKAGGDKLMQEYKEAYEKSKKK
- a CDS encoding glycoside hydrolase family 43 protein; translated protein: METFRNPILAGFYPDPSICRVGEDYYMVTSTFEYFPGVPIFHSKDLVHWRQIGHVLDRPSQLNLDGIPASRGIYAPTLRYHEGVFYMITTLTERVPGGRENFFVTATDPAGPWSDPYWLDNAPGIDPSLFFDDDGKVYYTGNRVPPSGQQYPKHMEIWFQELDLETKQLVGPKHSLWDGALKQAHAQEGPHLYRIKGYYYLLIAEGGTGFTHAVTIARSESLTGPYEVCKRNPILTHRHLGKQHGMVNVGHADLVRTQTGEWWMVCLASRPYGGHYRNMGRETFLVSVEWEDDWPLVNPGKGIIEWEMPKPNLPEARWPALPACDHFDALALEHRWNFIRTPRGEFWSLSERPGYLRLRLKSESISEVCNPSFVGRRQQDISYAVRTKIEFTPNTANETAGLALLQNQDYQYRLECGLNANSQQEVRLVSRAAGEEKVLFNQNIAASKIYLRVEAIGQSLRFDYATEVEQWQHLADRIDGTILSTDTAGGFTGAYIGLFASSNGVSSGNHADFDYFEYIGL
- a CDS encoding carbohydrate ABC transporter permease, which translates into the protein MPYDKTLGNRLFDIFNYSFLLIFSIACALPFLYVLAVSFTSPAEVARGGIILFPKEWSLASYRYIFSTDTLIRSLMVSIYITVVGTFINLLFTSLMAYPLSKTHIRGRQFILLAVLFTMLFGGGLIPTYFVVKALGLTNTLWALMIPSAISAFNLIVLKNFFQQIPDGLEDSAKIDGCSDLGVLFRIVLPLSMPAMATFALFYAVSHWNQFFSAVMYINDNSKWPIQVLLREIVILAQSRIGDASIDDTEIQPLTIRMAVIVFATVPILFVYPFLQKHFTKGVLLGSVKG
- a CDS encoding sugar ABC transporter permease codes for the protein MKEFIRDKWLYLMMLPGVAYFLIFKYVPMYGLIMAFQDYKPHLGFMESPWVGFKHFERFFSEPQFGMLFRNTIIIAVYNLVFFFPLPIILSLMMNELRRDRFKRFVQTLIYIPHFVSWVVVVGIFYMLLTTENGILNELIYAISGKKIAFLLEPEWFRTMIISQSIWKEVGWGTIIFLAALSGVDMQLYEAVRIDGAGRWRQLWHITLPAIRSTIIILMILRLGNFLDSGFEHIFLMITPTNREVGEVFDTYVYTKGLTQAQYSYSAAVGLFKSAIGLVLVLGSNWLAKRFGQEGVY
- a CDS encoding extracellular solute-binding protein, with translation MKRYSVFIVSLLISSMLLTACSQSKKQEVENTAKISSLSLVVSQIGEIPPKNNEMEKAIEAYTNTDLQIQWIPFSAYDEKVKVMIASGELPKLIKLSYTPTIIATLKAGQFWEIGPYLKDYQQLSAQNMLYYDNIAVGGKIYGVPLYRPLGRAVIHYRKDWFDILGLKLPKTLDDWYTVIKALTLGDPDKNGKNDTYGMILEKRYNQDVSSILTRFSVSQGGPNKWKVENGRFTPEFMTEPFHETMKLFKRLYQEKLMNQDFAVADATETSKLYELGRAGTQVVGGNAQSWQDKLVKAVPSAVVEVAPLEGPEGIRLPGEPGNVGFLAIPKDAVKTEAEMRKILAFLDKLLEPAMQTVLSKGIENRHWIDKGEYTEVLDRELDLKEVKTYRDTFPYIDSNPALKPIRQPDLYRKNQQIIKENELYIVPNPALTLESETYAERGKELEVLITDAQTKFIMGKIDEAGWKSEIEKWREAGGDKMIREYEEAYTKKDKDK